GCTTGATAAACGCCCCAGCTACGTTTTGCACGTTAATGAACCAGGTTTTCTACGAATACTTGGATCAGTTCGTCATAGTATACCTCGACGACATAGTTGTATACAGCACAACCCTAGAGGAACACAAGGTGCACTTGAAGCTGGTGTTTGACAAGCTGTGGCAGAATCAGTTGTacgtcaagaaagaaaaatgtgtcTTCGCATAAACATGCATaacttccttggacatgtcATCAGTTGTGGACAGATCGGTATGGATAGTgataagataaaagctatccaagagTGGAAAATCCCTACTTCCATATCCGATGTGCGATCCTACTTAGGATTGGCAAACTATTATAGGCGATTCGTCAAAGGGTTTTCACGACGAGCCACCCCATTAACAGAGCTCCTAaagaaagaccacccttggttgtggtcaaataaatgtcaaacGGCCTTTGAAGATCTAAGGCAACCATGAAGAGGGGTCCTGTCCTCGGGTTAGTAGATGttacaaagccatttgaaaTAGAGACCAGATGCTTCCGACTTTGCCCTAGGCGGTgtccttattcaagaaggccaccccatcgcttaggaaagtcgaaagctcaaTGATGTTGAACGGAGATACACCGTCTCCGAAAAAGAAATGCTGGCTGTGGTCCATTGCCTACGAGTCTGGAGACAGTACCTCTTGGGATCACAGTTCATAGTGAAGACGGATAACAGAGCCATTTGCCACTTCtttgatcaaccaaaattgacgACAAAACAAGCCCGGTGGCAGGAGTCGTTGGCGGAATTCAACTTCAAATTCGAACACAAGGCAGGAATGAGTAATCAAGCAGCCGATGCGCTGAGTCCGAAGGGCGAACATACGACCCTGTGAatgttagcccatattcattcaagtaagatTGATGGATCAATGCGCgacatcatcaaagaacatttACACAAAGACCCATCGACCAAAGCCATCGTCGAACTAGCTAAAGCTGGGAAGACACGACAGTTTTGGGTCGAGGGAGACCTTCTAATGACTAAAGGAAACAGATTATATGTCCCACGAACGGGAgaactgaggaagaagctcattcaGGAATGTCATGATACCTTATGGGTAGGACACCTCGGGTGGCAACGAACATATGCCTTAATCAAAAAGGGGTACTTCTGGCCGAATATGTGGGACAATATCATGCAGTATATCAAGACGTGCCTCATCTGCCAACAGGATAAAgtcgagaaagccaaagtctcGAGACTCTTGGAACCTTTACCTGTGCCAACAAGGCCTTGGGAAAGTGTGTCTCTGGATttcataacacacctcccaaaagtcggAGATATGACGCCATCTTAGTTATAGCAGATCGGTTCTCAAAATATGCAACGTTCGTCCCCACTCCCAAATTATGCTCGGCTGAACTAACAgcccaactatttttcaaacacgttgtCAAGTTATGGGTCATTCGGTCGAGCATCATCAATGATAGGGACGGTAGATTCATTGGCACATTCTGGACCGAATTATTCGCCTTCTTGGAAACGACTTTAAACATCTCTTTGAGCTATCATCCTCAAACCGATGGACAGACGAAATGGTTCAACTActtgctcgaagaatacttacgtcacttcgTCGACGCTCGCCAGAAGAACTAGATACGACTGCTAGATGTCGCCCAATTCTGTTTCAATTGTCAAATGAGCTCATCTACAAGGAAGAGTCCcttcgaaattgtaagtggacgacaACCGGCCTTACcacatattattgatcatccttatgcagGAAATAACCCTTAAGCTCAAAACTTCAtaagagaatggaagcagacaACAAATATAGCCCGGACATATTTAGAGAAAgcttccaagcatatgaagaagtGGGCGGACAAGAAGCGTCGCCCCCTCCAATTCCAAGCAAGAGATCAAGTTCTCATCAAGTTGAGACCAGAACAGAACAGATTTCATAGCCGAAAGGACCAGAGACTAGTTCGAAAATATGAAGGCCCGgttgaagtccttaaaaagatcGGGGCTACCTCCTACAGAGTTGCGCTACccaaatggatgaaaattcacccagtaattcatgtgagcaacttgaagcctTATCACCCTGACCCGGACGACGACCAGCGAAATGTAATCACGAGACCGAGCATCGATCTGAAACAAAGAGATAACAAAGAAATAGAGGAGATCCTAGCCGATAGGATTAGTAAGATAGGAAGACTTGTACGGACAATTcgtgaattccttgtcaaatggaagaatctccctacgGAGGAAACTAGGTGGGAACGCGTCGAAGATCTGGACTCCGCCACCACCCACATCGCCAGGTTTGAAAGTAGTCGGTTGacagggacgtcaaccaattaggtgggggagtatgtcacagtcatgctcgtccaaggcgtgttgcccatggccgcatgcccatgacaagcccaaccctttatgtcttttcatattctagtgttttacttctgtatttctaggaagtatgacgtttcagaaatatcatgtctaggtctgtcagacatgaaatagctcagaatgtactatagggggatatgactagttgtcaacttctccctacccaaggttatatagtgtgagccgttgttatttctctcttatttgcttatataacgtctctctaaaaaaaatcactttaaaaaatctctctctgccctcgtttcctaaaaccttctcttaaaaccgaggccagaggcttgagcatacgtcgcttgcccgtaggcgacgcaagaacgaattggcttagctcacttgtcgttggaaagtgagtgccgcacaatcgcaagtccgttgtcatcaaaagtgcgattgtgacagtGAGCACCAGGCTAAAGGGCAGTTGAGCTATTCAAGCGAACCACCCTACCTTACTACAACATAGGTTGTGAAGGTGGCCTTGTTATCCACACCTCTGGTCGGATGAATGGAGACCGATCTAGATTTTCATGAGCATTGGCAGATCCTCGAGTgcctttaatattttttaagccCACATCCCCTTTTAACTAATtacaaatgttaaatatttttaatatttacaataatcttaaaagtaaggtAGGGTAAAGTTGAGATGTAATTCTATTTTCACGTTAACTCgaccaaaaaatatatatatatatatatatatatatatatatataaattgactcaaactttcaattttcaaaaatttatcttaactcataaaggaaaaaatctAAATGGGTTAGGTAGTCTAGGATGGTCGGGTTTTCAAGTCATATAAACACCCccttattttaataatgtgATTTTGACCCGATTTTACacaaattttttcttaaaaaaacgTAATTTTTGTGgtcaaattacaaatttagtagcgagttagaaatttaaatttatccgTATGTTTTgataaaactttataaattttatcatcTACGAGGTTTCATCAAaccttaaaaatgaaattttatatgCAAAAACCCTATGAAATTTATAACTAAACCGTTGTTTTACAATCGTTTGAAAATATGGATTGAAATTAACGAGGCATGATTTTAGCTTGTCACcgaatttcatatttatgagTTCAACATCGATCAATTTTTCTACAacctttgtttatttttcttttctttttctttaatatttagatttattgagATGAAAATTTTAGGGAGAGAACTGTAACGATCCGTTTTTTCGAGATTTCGAATCACGAGATGCTATGTGGACTCGATGGTAtaaaaagacaataaaaattttcaattttaaaggAATAATTTGCAAATCAAGTACGTAAATTCAAAGATAAATTttagaacaaacaaaaaccaattCTTGCCCGTagttaaatacaaaattgctCACAAAATATTACAACTTCCAAACGTACATGTTAAATAGGAGACCGAGACCGAGACCGAGACCGATTTATGGTTACCCTTGTAGCTATATAGCTCTACACGCTCTCACTCACGACCAGTAACCAACGATCcatttgaaaacataaaaaaatagcaataatcagtataaaaatactccgTAACCAATCACTTATAGATTTTCGTTGaattctctccttttttaacttttaaaaaagagtttaaatatatttttaaataaaacattaaccttttcctatttttttccGAAAGTTTAAAACCATGCGGATAAGGTTAGACAGCTGTCTTCCATTTTTCATACTATTTATGGattaaattttgatgtattttaaaaagttgtcTGTCTGATAAAGTTGTATCTGTCGCTATTTATTAACTGAGTTTTGATGTACTCTAAATGTTGTGTCTATCATTAAAAATGGTATCTTCCATTTTAAGCTAAGTCCCGTTTATTCTTTAATGACTAtagataatttaaatttttttaaatgcataaaattttaaaaattttaaatttatatttttgtttttaaatattcacaTCTATAGCTCGAGTCTCTCGAGAAGCCAATCGTTACAACAATCAAAAGAAGTATAATGGACCGGAGACGTTCTTTGTCCGAACCCAAcaactaaaagaaaagttaCCATTTTACCCTTATCTAACGCCCGAGCATTACATATAATTGACTTATTAagctttattaaaaatataaatattaaaattaaacaattaatacATGCATCCAATGCCAGgaataaaatagttataaaaaaaatttgattttttaattatttttcaaaatggtgtttttaatatatatatatatatatatatatatatatataaaagttgtCATTACATATAAATCTATTTGTcagataatttatatttatatagtaaattattttcttattttagtaaaataattaattttaattttcagcaATTTACTTATATTtggtcattaaaaaaaactaaattaatattttagtttctatattttaaatctcaattaaattaataaaaatatttttaattttctaaaatatattcagaaatttttaactatttatttaaaaaatatctttaaattttttaaattttcattaatgtccttaatttaaaaaaaaatacattttaatttttcttttaaaaatttatttttaacatttaaaattaatttaagggcatgttttaaaattttttttttttttttttaagaaactttcagaacttttaaaagtatttttaattttttttttaaaatcgtatctttttattaagttagctatttattttaattcatgtactttcaataaaatttaaaattaattataaattgattttcattaaatttagtgaatcaataattattattttcatacaaataataactccaataaaaaaaaaaaaaaaatcaaaacgtccgtaactcatttttttaattttttttaacattatatTACATTTATATTCCCatttaagtaaaatattaatttctccattaagcttttttttccataatttgttcaaaattaattataaatacacAAAGGAAACAGCAACAAAGAGCGTTGCAGAGTAGCCATggccttcttcttcaacaataGACCtaattatttccttttctttgctgcttttttccttctctcctCCATTTCCAAGGCATCTGATTCTGAAGTGGGTATGTTCTTTTTCCCTCCAATTATTTCAAATCGTTCTTCAACGTTCAACCACACGACCACAACGTCACTATTTTTTAGTAACGATTCGATATAGACTTAAGCTTTACACATCTCTAGTAACCATCGTTTATAGATAcgtattttcttttgagtcGTTAGCTTCGTTCTAATGAGAAATGGGTATTGTTGAGTACGAAAAATAGTTCGTTTTTTCTTCTGAGTTCAGGGTCAATcacaaggaaacaaaaaacaaagccacCCCGAGAGTACATGCCTTGATAGTACCCCTATTTTAAGTTGTCATGAAGAATAGGTTCATGCATCTCCTGTGCATGTCAATGTTCATAACACTTTTGttatctttcattttgatATCAAATCATCGGTAAACACTTTTGTCATTTTGTCATTTTGCCTAGAAACAATTGGGAGAAACTTTGTAAAAGAGACTCTGTAGATAGTGTGAGAGATACACTTTAGTACCTAGTGAATATAGGATAATTTCTTGTCGAGAACCACGTAAATCtttgtgtctctttgtttaatctCTGTTCGTGGGTGTGTGAGTACAATCGATCTTGCTTCTGTTACAACAACTCCAAGGAATGATGTTTTACTAGATGTCTTTCTGTGAGGTCGAGTTCATGGCAACAACTACAGTTAAAGAAGAGATTGTGAATCAGTAACCTCGACCTAACATTTCTAGAAGAAGTTACTAATCGTAACACGTTTATCGAACAGATGATGAATCTGCATTTACTTACTATGAGGGAACTGGAAAAGGGCCAAGGAGCTGGTGGAAGCTGAATCCAGAATGGGAGTCATGTGGGAAGGGGAAGTATCAGTCTCCCATCAACATTGTGGAAGAAGAAGTGGGCGTTCTTCCTGAGCTTGGGAAGCTCCAAAGAGACTACAACCCAGCTCGGGCGCTGATCAAGAATCGGGGCCACGACATGACGGTACGGTGCTACGTTAGAGTGGTTAGTGTCTAAGCTCGCCTCTAATGGTGTTTGTTTTGATATCATGTTCAGATAAGCTGGAAACAAGATGCTGGGAAGATTACTATCAATGGGACTCGTTACAGGTTGATCCAATGCCATTGGCATACCCCTTCTGAGCACTCTTTCAATGGAACaaggtttctctctctctcactctttTTTAGGGTTCTATTCACCAATTACACGTCGAGTTAGGGTGTTTCACTCGTGGGTTGGGTTAGCTTTGTGTAGCTCGAAGTTAAGTACTCGAGTCTATGGTGACATTCGAGTACGACTCGAATTTCACGGCTTTTCTGAAGCTTAACTCGAGTCTATGATGGCATTTGAGTACGACTCGAATTTTACAGCTTTTCTGAAGCATAACTTGAGTCTATGATGGCATTCGAGTACGACTCGAATTTTACGGCTTTTCTGAAGCCTAACTCGAGTCTATGATGGCATTCGAGTACGACTCGAATTTTACGGCTTTTCTGAAGCCTAACTCGAGTCTATGATGGCATTCGAGTACGATTCGAATTTTACAGCTTTTCTGAAGCTTAACTCGAGTCTACGATGGCATTTGAGTATGACTTGAATCTTACGGCTTTTCTGAAGGTCATTATCACATGTGTGCTAGTAGATATTCAAATCGAGATAAACTAGAACTTGGTAGACCTATAACAAAGGTGGTAATCAAACTAACATAGACCATGTGGCTTAATTAGTAAATACGCGGTTGCTCACCCCGCATATCCTCATCGTtgcctgaaaaaaaaaatgttgagtattaaaaataggctaaattaataaaaacaaccTTAAACTTTGCATTATGTCTCAAAATTACTcgtaaactttcaaaagtttcaataatatccttaaactttcataaaataatttaaaaaatactggTTGGTTTTGGATTGAAacggttaatattttatttcaaaaatgtcttttaacttttaaaatgtttcaaaaatatctttttaaccCTTAAAAGTAGTTAGAAAATACccaaaagttttattaatatttaaaaaaatatttaaaaatattttaaattaaaaaaataccttttaagattatttctaaatttttttaaaagttaaatttaataaaactttttaaagttgaaaggtatttttgaaacacggttaaaagtttaaaggtatttttgaaataaaatactagCGGTTTCCATCCAATACTAAcgataagggtatttttgtctttttttgaaaatttaagggtattattgaaacttttaaaggtttatgagtattttttagacaaaGTACGAAAtttattggtatttttttatttattaatttagccttaaaaatattcaacaaGTAACCCCTCTCATAGCAATATGTCATTCACACATATTCTAGCATGCAACACATACCGTGCCACAAACTATACCTATTTAAACTAACCTCAAGGTCGTCGATTAGGAGAGCCACTTACCTCAAAGCAAACACTAAACCAACAAGAAGCTTCGTCTCAATAGACTCTTGGCGACACGACCGAGCAACAACGTCGAGTGAAGGGTTGAGGAAGATCCCAGTGTCTAATTCTTTTTAACCTTACCCTAATCGACCTTAACTCCACTAACTAAGTTAAGAcaagggcatgactttgataccagaGATGTCATTGTTCAACTCCGTTAAACTCTCAAAAGATCTCGTAGTAACGGAAATAGCGTCTCTTACTTCACTTAGATTCTTTTTGATTAGTCAATATAGAACCCGAACATGGCCGTGGTCGGGATTTATAAGacgtaatatatatatatatgttatgaaaCTTTGCAGACATGTTCTAGAGTTGCATATGGTTCATCAAAGCCAAGATAATAAGACCGCAGTTATTGGAATTCTATACAAATATGGACGACCTGATCCCTTCCTTTCAAGGGTATCTCTTACTTtcttaaaatcatttcaattttgttgggttttggtcattttgattttgattattgAAGATTTTCATGAGATTTGTTGTTTGTGTGTCAAGCTGTTTCATCACATCAAATCAAttgggaaagaagaaaaagaaattgggaTTGTGAATCCCGGAGACATCAAGTTCGGGACCAGAAAATATTACCGATATATTGGCTCTCTTACGGTTCCTCCGTGTAGCGAAGGTGTCGTTTGGACGATACTCAAGAAGGTTTCTTTCGTAACATTACAAACACTAAAGTATTATAAACTAAAGTTCATGAACAAATAAGCTAAGCGTCGTTGAATTGGTATAGGTGAGAACAGTTTCACGGGATCAAGTGAGAGTTTTGGCTAATGCTATTCACGATGTGAGTATTTCCTGTTCTTTTGTTCGTAGGATTTgagaaaattacaatttaatccctaaaattttgtttttatgatttaataaaatcttcGTAAATCCGAGCCTAGTTTTTTAGAATTtccgtaaaaaaaattatttttaatattgaaatggtagtaattttctaaaattatagggattaaatttatgaaattttccGTTCTAGTACttgaactttaaatttttttacaaaaatattattggagAGATTTcccgttaaaaaaaatgaatgtaaaatattgtcaatttttcatcattttaaagagaaaaataaacttcttaaatgtatttttggaataatttcataaaataaaaatttttgaaatattttttaaaaatttaagatatatatatattaattcagAGTCCCGTAAGATCACGTCAGAGTGgagatttgaatttctaaCCTTTGAGCTTTGGGCAAATTAACTAACTgagttatgctcaaattgTGGTTGATATAccatttaaaagaatatattttaatattatattgcatattatttatttaaatttcatatgtTTGGAACTTTAGGgttggaagaaaaatgcaAGGCCAATACAACCCACGGGTGGAAGaagaattcaattttatactCCACACAAATGAAGGTATTTTTGTGGTTGGTTTACCTCAGAGCTTAAAGGGAAATTAAAGGAAATCAACTTCAAATGTTGAATCCATTTATATCCA
This sequence is a window from Cucurbita pepo subsp. pepo cultivar mu-cu-16 chromosome LG19, ASM280686v2, whole genome shotgun sequence. Protein-coding genes within it:
- the LOC111782195 gene encoding LOW QUALITY PROTEIN: alpha carbonic anhydrase 4-like (The sequence of the model RefSeq protein was modified relative to this genomic sequence to represent the inferred CDS: inserted 1 base in 1 codon) gives rise to the protein MNLHLLTMRELEKGXRSWWKLNPEWESCGKGKYQSPINIVEEEVGVLPELGKLQRDYNPARALIKNRGHDMTISWKQDAGKITINGTRYRLIQCHWHTPSEHSFNGTRHVLELHMVHQSQDNKTAVIGILYKYGRPDPFLSRLFHHIKSIGKEEKEIGIVNPGDIKFGTRKYYRYIGSLTVPPCSEGVVWTILKKVRTVSRDQVRVLANAIHDGWKKNARPIQPTGGRRIQFYTPHK